A region of Moorena producens PAL-8-15-08-1 DNA encodes the following proteins:
- a CDS encoding NupC/NupG family nucleoside CNT transporter: MSHPLYLNVISFCGIFALCFIAWLTSEHRRLIPWKVIIFGIGLQLVMGLLIFLFAPTRQFILGLNDALNAILDASEAGARFMLGGGNSAFVPDPELMVGPGPAGRWIYRAVGTPYVSVPGDRLTPDNLNFGFIFAFRSLPQVVFFSALIALLYRMGVIQPVVQVFARLFRATMSISGAESLSGAANIFVGIESAIAVKPFLADMTRSELCAILTCCFGSIASTVLALYSSLLRPTFPTITGHLMSASVLTIPACFVMAKLIVPETDVPKTLGKVPTEEEDPNQKKPSLIDSLIVGAWDGVRMAVGIAAVVIAILGLVALVNTFFAYLANLAASDNPLLQLIGNIFSVITLDNIFGVLFLPLTFLTGVSLDWQELWQASVLIGQRLLQTEIPSYLRLAQLSAQGLISDRAILIISYVLCGFAHIASFGIFVGGLASLVPERRADISAIGWKALWAATLATYMTGCIAGVFDFGNPAILGK, encoded by the coding sequence ATGTCTCATCCCTTATATCTCAATGTTATTTCCTTCTGTGGTATTTTTGCCCTATGTTTCATTGCTTGGCTCACTTCAGAGCATCGCCGCCTAATTCCTTGGAAAGTGATCATTTTCGGCATTGGTTTACAACTGGTCATGGGACTGCTAATATTCCTGTTTGCCCCCACCCGCCAATTCATCCTCGGTTTGAATGACGCTCTCAATGCTATCTTGGATGCGTCAGAAGCAGGAGCTAGGTTTATGCTCGGTGGTGGTAATTCTGCCTTTGTTCCTGATCCAGAATTGATGGTTGGTCCTGGTCCAGCGGGACGCTGGATTTACCGAGCAGTGGGAACTCCTTACGTTTCTGTCCCAGGGGATCGCCTCACTCCAGATAATCTGAATTTCGGCTTTATTTTTGCCTTCCGCTCCCTACCCCAGGTGGTTTTCTTTTCCGCCTTGATTGCTCTGTTGTATCGAATGGGTGTGATCCAGCCAGTGGTTCAAGTGTTTGCCAGACTATTCCGGGCAACTATGAGTATTAGTGGTGCTGAATCCCTATCAGGAGCAGCAAATATTTTTGTAGGGATTGAATCAGCGATCGCAGTCAAGCCATTCTTAGCCGATATGACCCGCAGCGAACTGTGTGCTATCCTTACATGCTGCTTTGGTTCGATTGCTTCAACAGTATTGGCTCTCTATAGCAGTTTGTTGCGACCCACTTTCCCCACCATTACTGGTCACTTGATGTCCGCTTCTGTGCTAACTATTCCCGCCTGCTTCGTGATGGCGAAACTGATTGTGCCAGAAACTGATGTGCCCAAAACCTTAGGGAAGGTACCAACAGAGGAAGAAGACCCGAATCAGAAAAAACCTAGCCTCATCGATAGTTTAATTGTGGGAGCATGGGATGGAGTGAGGATGGCGGTGGGAATTGCTGCTGTAGTCATTGCTATCTTAGGCTTAGTGGCACTCGTCAATACTTTTTTTGCTTATTTGGCTAATTTGGCTGCTAGTGACAATCCCCTACTACAGCTCATCGGTAACATCTTTAGTGTGATTACCTTAGATAATATCTTTGGGGTACTATTTTTGCCCTTGACCTTTCTCACTGGTGTTTCCCTAGATTGGCAGGAACTGTGGCAAGCCTCTGTGCTGATCGGTCAACGGTTATTGCAAACCGAGATTCCTTCCTATCTTAGGTTAGCCCAGCTATCAGCCCAGGGATTAATTAGCGATCGCGCTATTTTGATTATCAGCTATGTCCTCTGTGGCTTTGCTCATATTGCATCCTTTGGCATTTTTGTTGGTGGTTTAGCGAGTCTGGTTCCCGAACGTCGTGCTGACATTAGCGCCATTGGCTGGAAAGCTCTCTGGGCAGCAACTTTAGCTACATACATGACTGGGTGTATTGCTGGTGTGTTTGATTTCGGCAACCCAGCAATTTTGGGAAAATAG
- a CDS encoding glycosyltransferase: MRLLIIQYAGDYREAFERLANGGPETYYAQKYSVDAVAEIGKQIGEVATLCCMTEKPYNQLLEKGVRAIGAGFDGKINVKKLIQLIEDYHPTHLVLRTPIRDVFRWAINNNVPTLALFAESIPTRKVLNKFRNYLLSQLLNNDRIQWIGSYGIDSSRVLQEIGVQSDKIIPWTFIVTETPESLSPKTLPAQAKPWQLFYIGSMIEAKGVGDILESIAKLKANKFPIKLKIAGNDKTGFFVNKAKQLHIEDCVEFLGIVPNKTVVPLMRESDLVLVPSRHEFPEGFPLAITHALCARTPIIASDHPMFINKLKDGISAKIFEAGNSVALAESIQKLLSDSDLYHNLSIASYETWKSLQLPVKFADLIQRWLHDSPENEQWLIDHRLSSGRYNSTSP; the protein is encoded by the coding sequence ATGCGCTTATTGATAATTCAGTATGCTGGAGATTACCGTGAAGCCTTTGAACGCTTAGCTAACGGTGGACCTGAAACATACTATGCTCAGAAATATTCTGTAGATGCGGTAGCTGAAATTGGCAAACAAATTGGGGAAGTTGCAACTCTCTGTTGTATGACCGAAAAACCCTACAATCAGCTACTGGAAAAAGGAGTTCGTGCCATTGGTGCAGGGTTTGATGGAAAGATTAATGTTAAAAAGTTAATCCAATTGATTGAAGATTACCATCCCACTCATTTAGTTCTTCGCACACCCATTCGGGACGTTTTTCGTTGGGCAATTAACAATAATGTTCCAACCCTAGCCCTATTTGCTGAATCTATTCCCACCAGAAAGGTGCTTAACAAGTTTCGTAATTATTTACTAAGCCAATTATTAAATAATGATCGAATCCAATGGATTGGTAGTTATGGTATTGATTCCTCCCGAGTACTCCAGGAGATAGGAGTCCAATCTGACAAGATAATTCCTTGGACCTTTATTGTTACTGAAACCCCAGAATCCTTGTCACCAAAAACTCTACCAGCACAGGCTAAGCCCTGGCAACTGTTTTACATTGGGTCAATGATTGAAGCTAAAGGGGTTGGCGATATATTAGAATCTATCGCTAAATTAAAAGCTAATAAGTTTCCAATCAAATTGAAGATAGCTGGTAACGATAAAACAGGTTTCTTTGTCAATAAAGCTAAGCAGCTACACATCGAAGACTGTGTAGAGTTTCTCGGGATAGTACCAAATAAGACCGTAGTCCCTCTGATGAGAGAATCTGATCTGGTATTAGTTCCTAGTCGCCACGAATTTCCAGAGGGTTTCCCACTGGCAATTACTCATGCTCTTTGCGCTCGAACTCCAATCATTGCTTCAGATCACCCGATGTTTATCAATAAACTAAAAGATGGCATCAGTGCGAAAATTTTCGAAGCTGGCAACTCTGTTGCTTTAGCAGAATCTATTCAAAAGCTGCTTTCAGATTCAGATCTTTACCATAATCTGTCTATAGCCTCTTACGAAACCTGGAAGAGTTTGCAGCTTCCAGTAAAATTTGCTGACCTAATTCAGCGATGGCTACATGACTCACCAGAAAATGAACAGTGGTTAATTGATCATCGCTTAAGTTCAGGGCGCTACAACTCAACATCTCCCTAA
- a CDS encoding GNAT family N-acetyltransferase yields MSLSITKTYLANYEEWDEIWQQCNYSTYFHSREWAEIWNTYTQGEIHPNPLIILFSDQKKALIPLSYKLGNQKFIKKYSSSPDGTFGGWISADQLTIDHAILIVKFLDTNFWGKLSWRVNPYNELASQAVALSCVSEQEEDTTHAINLDVGFETISKTWKKGGNSMARKVRKAIKEGVSVTTASTLDQWWEYYQVYQDSLRRWGDNSLGSYSWELFKTIFQRNSPNVKLWVAHYQDQIISGALCFYAKKHVVYWHGSSLEKYLNLRPVNLVMHEIVKDSCEQGYSWFDFNPSGGLPGVIAFKKSFGAEPLDCYMIYVDHKLRRMVKPLKPLKKIIMPYYPKAN; encoded by the coding sequence ATGAGCCTATCAATTACTAAAACCTATCTCGCTAATTATGAAGAATGGGATGAAATTTGGCAACAATGCAATTATTCAACTTATTTTCATTCAAGAGAATGGGCGGAAATCTGGAATACCTATACTCAAGGAGAAATTCACCCAAATCCTCTAATCATCCTATTCTCAGATCAAAAAAAAGCTTTAATTCCCCTTTCATATAAACTTGGAAATCAGAAATTTATCAAGAAATACTCATCTTCACCAGACGGAACCTTTGGAGGATGGATTTCTGCCGACCAACTTACCATTGACCATGCCATTTTAATCGTTAAATTTCTAGATACAAATTTTTGGGGTAAATTAAGTTGGCGAGTAAATCCTTACAATGAACTAGCTAGTCAAGCTGTAGCCCTAAGTTGTGTCAGTGAACAAGAGGAGGATACAACTCACGCCATTAACTTAGACGTGGGTTTTGAGACAATTTCCAAAACTTGGAAAAAGGGCGGTAATTCTATGGCTCGAAAAGTCCGAAAAGCCATCAAGGAAGGAGTTTCAGTAACTACAGCATCTACCCTAGATCAATGGTGGGAATATTATCAAGTTTATCAAGATTCATTACGACGATGGGGAGATAATAGTCTTGGTAGCTATAGTTGGGAACTTTTTAAAACAATTTTTCAACGTAATTCACCTAACGTTAAGCTTTGGGTAGCCCACTATCAAGACCAAATTATCAGCGGAGCACTATGCTTCTACGCCAAAAAACATGTGGTGTATTGGCATGGCTCATCCTTAGAAAAATACTTGAATCTAAGACCAGTTAACTTAGTTATGCATGAAATTGTCAAAGATTCTTGTGAACAAGGATATTCTTGGTTTGATTTTAATCCTAGTGGTGGATTGCCAGGAGTTATAGCATTTAAGAAAAGTTTTGGAGCCGAGCCTCTTGACTGTTATATGATCTATGTTGATCATAAGTTGAGGCGTATGGTTAAACCCCTAAAACCTTTAAAGAAAATCATAATGCCGTATTACCCTAAAGCTAACTAG
- a CDS encoding succinylglutamate desuccinylase/aspartoacylase family protein, which yields MNPTISTIPIQQLTSGDRISLQVYKFVGSQPGKKAYLQGNLHGCEIVGNAVIHQLIDFLSTLDDTQLIGEIWLVPVCNPASTNQRSHFFATGGFNPYDGQDWNRIFWDYDKECDDLEDFAQSQLNFDADEIRNNYLARIQSSLKQHLEDCYSPRGLPFRHIYRYQLQSLCVDANYVIDIHSSTNQGLDFLYGFYSREESAKDFLLDYGIVMHEDEYDGEAFDEAFIKPWQGLEKALAKLGRTLQFDIESWTLELGSGMQMNPQSVKRGVYGIKNYLSKKGILQLPDFPITDPDSYQMKLASKDNIERYYAPAGGMIQSRVELGNVVKVGDRLYQLLSFNKEGNLPNVIDIKAETDGLVFDVSTNYSANQGEYVLSIRQFDN from the coding sequence ATGAATCCAACTATTTCTACTATTCCAATTCAGCAACTAACCTCAGGCGATCGCATTTCCCTCCAAGTCTATAAATTCGTTGGCTCCCAACCAGGAAAGAAGGCATATTTACAAGGCAATCTCCATGGTTGTGAAATTGTTGGTAATGCGGTGATTCACCAGTTGATTGACTTTTTGAGCACTCTGGATGACACTCAGCTGATTGGGGAAATCTGGCTGGTTCCTGTTTGTAATCCAGCTAGCACTAATCAGCGTAGTCATTTCTTTGCTACAGGAGGTTTCAATCCTTACGATGGTCAAGACTGGAATCGGATTTTTTGGGACTATGACAAAGAGTGTGATGATTTAGAGGATTTCGCCCAATCTCAACTTAATTTTGATGCTGATGAAATCAGAAACAACTATTTAGCACGGATCCAGTCTAGCTTGAAACAACACTTAGAAGACTGCTACTCTCCGAGGGGATTACCGTTTCGTCACATTTATCGCTATCAACTGCAATCTTTATGTGTAGATGCTAACTATGTGATTGATATCCATAGTTCTACTAATCAAGGACTTGATTTCTTGTATGGCTTCTACTCTCGGGAAGAAAGCGCCAAAGACTTTCTTCTCGATTATGGAATTGTGATGCATGAAGATGAGTATGATGGTGAGGCTTTCGATGAGGCATTTATTAAGCCTTGGCAAGGGTTAGAGAAAGCCTTGGCTAAGTTAGGCAGAACCCTTCAGTTTGATATTGAATCATGGACCCTAGAATTGGGTTCTGGGATGCAAATGAATCCCCAGTCAGTGAAACGGGGAGTATACGGTATCAAAAACTATTTGTCGAAAAAAGGTATATTACAATTGCCTGATTTTCCGATAACTGATCCAGACTCTTACCAAATGAAATTAGCATCTAAAGATAACATCGAGAGATACTATGCTCCGGCTGGAGGAATGATTCAATCGAGAGTTGAATTAGGGAATGTTGTTAAAGTAGGAGATAGACTTTATCAGCTACTGAGCTTTAATAAAGAAGGAAATCTCCCGAATGTAATTGATATCAAGGCCGAGACAGATGGTTTAGTGTTTGATGTTTCAACAAATTATAGTGCGAATCAAGGGGAATATGTGCTATCAATACGGCAATTTGATAATTAG
- the rffA gene encoding dTDP-4-amino-4,6-dideoxygalactose transaminase: protein MEVTLSKIPFNRPVTVGTEFDYIQQTIKNMDLSGDGAITKQCHALLEEILSVPKVLLTTSCTHALEMAAVLLNIQPGDEVIVPSFTFVSTINAFVLRGAQPVFIDIRPDTLNLNEEKLESLITPRTKAIVPVHYAGVACEMDTILEIAGRYGIPVVEDNAHGLFAKYKGKYLGTFGCLATQSFHETKNFTCGEGGALLINDPQYIERAEIIREKGTNRTRFYRGQIDKYTWVDIGSSYLPSGILAAFLYAQLKSRQQIQSKRQQIWEYYYENLKDWAPEYGIRLPIVPEYCDQAYHMFYILLPSLEKRQALIAHLKAQGIYSVFHYLPLHLSDMGREFGGKEGDCLVTEDVSDRLLRLPFYNDMTEADQARVVASIKKFF from the coding sequence ATGGAAGTTACTTTGTCAAAAATACCGTTTAACCGCCCTGTTACTGTTGGAACGGAATTTGACTATATCCAACAGACCATCAAGAACATGGATCTTTCCGGTGATGGTGCTATTACCAAACAATGTCATGCTCTACTCGAAGAAATATTGTCAGTGCCGAAGGTTCTGCTAACCACTTCCTGCACCCATGCTCTGGAAATGGCGGCAGTACTATTAAATATCCAACCAGGGGATGAAGTCATTGTTCCCTCCTTCACCTTTGTCTCTACCATTAATGCCTTCGTCTTACGAGGTGCTCAACCTGTCTTTATCGACATCCGCCCGGATACCCTCAATTTAAACGAAGAGAAATTAGAATCACTGATTACCCCCCGCACCAAAGCCATTGTCCCTGTACATTACGCCGGTGTCGCGTGCGAGATGGATACTATTTTGGAGATTGCTGGGCGCTATGGTATACCAGTTGTTGAGGACAATGCTCATGGGCTATTTGCTAAGTACAAAGGCAAGTATCTAGGTACATTTGGTTGTTTAGCTACCCAGAGTTTTCACGAGACTAAAAACTTTACTTGTGGAGAAGGTGGCGCACTGCTGATCAACGACCCCCAGTATATCGAACGTGCTGAGATTATCCGCGAGAAAGGCACTAATCGCACTCGCTTCTATCGCGGTCAAATTGATAAGTACACCTGGGTAGATATTGGTTCAAGTTATCTCCCCTCAGGCATACTCGCAGCTTTCTTGTATGCTCAACTAAAAAGTCGCCAACAGATTCAGAGCAAGCGACAGCAAATTTGGGAGTACTACTACGAAAATCTCAAGGATTGGGCACCGGAGTACGGTATCCGCTTGCCAATTGTGCCAGAGTACTGTGACCAGGCATACCATATGTTCTACATACTCTTACCGTCCCTAGAGAAGCGCCAAGCCTTGATTGCTCACTTGAAAGCTCAAGGCATCTACAGCGTTTTTCACTATCTGCCATTGCACTTGTCTGATATGGGACGAGAGTTTGGGGGCAAAGAAGGAGACTGCTTGGTGACTGAGGATGTAAGCGATCGCTTACTTCGTCTGCCCTTTTACAACGATATGACTGAGGCTGACCAAGCAAGGGTTGTGGCATCAATCAAGAAATTTTTCTGA
- a CDS encoding helicase C-terminal domain-containing protein → MLIAQFNEAKPLNASLIEVKVHSSLRDFLRSQGQPNWPHQLTMARLVARALRLGRSALIQTGLEPLQETSLQSSYRLSYLAPALVWSGPVIVVAPLWIQEWLLQKEIPLLQQWFGTDKVIHTSDRFPDQPFQGLLITSPESWLTDRLKNKGWFPNHIPTVIDGVDDLESWTSNQLKGCIQPQDWDALMQAHPQQADLIRDVRVRLTKALFQRPANPYECYLIEADQQDGLEQLFDRLSSLSSEAESLYLLKPWEKFCHFWQQSGQLMWATVARSQGQFSLYSAPVEVATALNPIWSRQPVVLIGGALDLEKSASVYRQQLGLDELTCLKFSPHRQIQLYLPDRLPMPNTERFQNALTQEIRTLLNLSTDITRPVVILVGDVPLKAQLGAVLAAEFGSRVQVETTSLSHRGILICGWEFWHRYQAQIPLPQLLMIATLPIPSLENPLVAGRVAYYKQQLMDWFRLYLLPTALRELQRAVAPVRATQGCVAILDNRVNRRSYGRHVLSALSPFARINYLDASWLNSDAPEGQDTWL, encoded by the coding sequence GTGCTCATTGCTCAGTTTAACGAGGCAAAGCCGTTGAATGCTAGTTTGATTGAAGTCAAAGTTCATTCCTCGTTACGAGATTTTCTGCGATCGCAGGGTCAACCCAATTGGCCTCACCAATTGACTATGGCGAGGCTAGTGGCACGAGCCTTGCGGTTAGGGCGTTCTGCTTTGATTCAGACCGGTTTAGAACCCTTGCAGGAAACCTCTCTACAGTCTTCCTATCGCCTGAGTTACCTGGCACCAGCCCTGGTTTGGTCTGGACCTGTGATCGTAGTAGCACCCTTATGGATACAAGAATGGTTGCTGCAAAAGGAAATTCCCCTTTTACAACAGTGGTTTGGTACCGATAAGGTAATTCATACCAGTGATAGGTTTCCCGATCAACCGTTCCAAGGACTGTTGATTACCTCACCAGAATCGTGGCTAACAGACCGCTTGAAGAACAAGGGCTGGTTTCCTAATCATATTCCTACTGTGATTGATGGTGTGGATGACCTAGAATCTTGGACTAGTAACCAGCTTAAAGGCTGCATCCAGCCCCAAGACTGGGACGCACTGATGCAAGCCCATCCACAACAGGCTGATTTGATTCGAGATGTGCGGGTCAGGCTAACCAAAGCCTTATTTCAGCGCCCTGCTAACCCCTATGAGTGCTACTTGATTGAAGCAGATCAGCAAGATGGCTTGGAACAGCTATTTGATCGACTAAGTTCCCTCAGCAGTGAAGCAGAATCTCTCTATTTGCTGAAACCCTGGGAAAAGTTTTGCCACTTCTGGCAGCAGTCAGGTCAGCTAATGTGGGCAACCGTTGCGCGATCGCAAGGTCAGTTTTCCTTATATAGCGCACCAGTAGAAGTGGCTACAGCCTTAAATCCCATTTGGTCGAGACAGCCAGTAGTGCTAATCGGTGGGGCTCTAGATTTAGAGAAAAGTGCCTCTGTGTACCGTCAGCAACTCGGATTAGACGAATTAACCTGTTTGAAGTTTTCCCCTCACAGACAGATTCAACTGTATTTGCCCGATCGTCTACCCATGCCCAACACAGAGCGATTTCAAAACGCTCTGACTCAAGAAATTCGCACCCTACTAAACCTAAGTACTGACATCACCAGACCAGTAGTGATTTTAGTCGGAGATGTCCCCCTCAAAGCCCAGCTAGGGGCAGTCTTAGCAGCAGAATTTGGTTCCCGGGTGCAGGTAGAAACCACCAGTCTCAGTCACAGAGGTATTTTGATTTGTGGCTGGGAATTTTGGCATAGGTATCAAGCTCAAATCCCCCTTCCCCAACTGTTGATGATTGCTACCTTACCAATTCCCTCTTTGGAAAATCCATTAGTTGCTGGTCGAGTCGCTTACTACAAGCAGCAACTAATGGATTGGTTTCGTTTATATTTATTACCAACAGCATTGAGAGAATTACAACGAGCAGTGGCACCAGTAAGAGCTACTCAAGGCTGTGTTGCCATCTTAGATAATCGTGTAAACCGCCGCAGTTATGGACGTCATGTGCTATCAGCCTTAAGTCCTTTTGCTCGAATTAATTATTTAGATGCTAGTTGGTTGAATTCAGATGCCCCAGAAGGACAAGATACTTGGCTTTAG
- the aroF gene encoding 3-deoxy-7-phosphoheptulonate synthase — protein sequence MLNAKLALATNPNHQTIVRLSEQVVFGGSELVIIGGPCTVESHAQMETVATKLKAAPVQALRGGAFKPRTSPYSFQGLGLAGLEILSDIRRRHQIPVVTEVMSIGQIESIATHADLLQVGSRNMQNFDLLKALGKQDLPILLKRGLAATVEEFVMAAEYILSHGNSQVVLCERGIRSFDNYTRNILDLGAVVALKQLTHLPVIVDPSHAVGKRELVAPLAKAAVAAGADGLIIESHPEPEKSVSDARQALSIEAMVDLVHSLKPVAAAVGRKIADTVTLPELGIDLGQKATLRERSRYANAS from the coding sequence ATGTTGAACGCTAAATTAGCACTAGCTACTAACCCCAATCACCAAACCATCGTTAGACTCTCAGAACAAGTTGTCTTCGGTGGCTCAGAACTGGTGATTATTGGTGGTCCATGTACCGTCGAAAGTCACGCCCAGATGGAAACAGTGGCTACTAAACTCAAAGCTGCACCGGTACAAGCGTTGCGGGGAGGTGCCTTCAAACCGCGCACCTCCCCGTACTCTTTCCAAGGGCTAGGACTAGCAGGACTAGAAATTTTGTCTGATATCCGCAGGCGTCATCAAATCCCAGTAGTGACCGAGGTGATGTCGATTGGGCAAATTGAATCTATTGCTACCCACGCTGATCTGCTTCAGGTAGGTAGTCGCAATATGCAAAACTTTGACTTACTCAAAGCCTTGGGTAAGCAAGACTTGCCGATACTGCTAAAGCGGGGACTAGCTGCTACTGTTGAGGAATTCGTCATGGCAGCGGAATATATCCTCAGTCACGGAAACTCTCAGGTGGTGTTGTGTGAACGAGGTATTCGCAGTTTCGATAACTATACCCGCAATATCTTAGATTTAGGAGCAGTAGTAGCACTCAAGCAGTTGACTCACTTGCCAGTGATTGTAGACCCCTCCCATGCTGTGGGTAAGCGGGAATTAGTGGCACCTCTGGCAAAAGCTGCAGTGGCCGCTGGTGCAGATGGACTGATTATTGAATCTCACCCGGAACCAGAAAAATCCGTTTCTGATGCTAGACAGGCGCTTTCTATCGAAGCAATGGTGGATTTGGTTCATAGCTTAAAGCCGGTGGCAGCAGCAGTGGGACGAAAGATTGCAGACACTGTCACTCTTCCGGAGTTAGGGATTGACCTTGGCCAAAAGGCCACGCTACGCGAACGGTCACGCTACGCGAACGCGTCTTAA
- a CDS encoding ABC transporter ATP-binding protein, whose amino-acid sequence MTSRSPGKQAAPKMRLTEGHPQRTQENDWRLFLRLVPYARRSKGPLFIAITLLIPLSVASAIQPLIVGQVISLIRQEERTWSFLLERSVSQSINILITILLLTILIRLVFVGIQGFVVVKIGQRITAAIREDLFEHVTSLAVRFFDRTPVGKLITRLTSDVEALGDVFSTGAIGIVGDLLSMIVIAATMFLVQWQLASILVVMLLPVTAIIIYFQKQYRKANYKSREELSSLNAMLQENISGINIVQLFRREQYNAEMFRTVNQKYVTEVDKTIFNDSAISATLEWISLVAIAAVLWSGGHFILQDHLSFGDLSAFILYAQRLFDPLRRFSEKFTMLQAGFTAIERISDIMNETIEIRDPEGLQVRRLQVVGSPELEEGKQDRKQSGDLPIKPPSSLNGDLAHHSSNLSFSNGYTEQPSNLKALTKGHATRTTLNGEICFEHVWFAYKEDEYVLKDLHFTIHPGEKVALVGPTGAGKSSIIRLLCRLYEPSQGRILVDGIDIRDLPQAELRRHIGVILQEGFLFAGDVKSNISLGETYSIEAIKTSAEVTNVASFIEKLPQSYDTQLRERGTNLSAGQKQLLAFARAAIRNPQILVLDEATASLDVATEALIQEALERLLEQRTAIIIAHRLSTIRNVDRILVLKRGELVESGSHEELLEQNGLYASLYKLQMLGD is encoded by the coding sequence ATGACCAGCAGATCACCAGGTAAACAGGCAGCTCCAAAAATGCGATTGACCGAAGGCCACCCTCAGCGAACCCAAGAGAACGACTGGAGACTTTTCCTACGCCTAGTCCCCTACGCCCGTCGCAGTAAAGGCCCGCTATTTATTGCAATTACTTTATTAATACCCCTGTCCGTAGCAAGTGCCATTCAACCCTTAATTGTCGGTCAGGTAATCTCTTTAATTCGTCAAGAAGAGCGAACTTGGTCTTTCCTATTAGAGCGCTCTGTCTCACAGAGCATCAATATTCTGATCACTATACTACTATTAACCATACTAATCCGGTTAGTGTTCGTCGGGATTCAGGGATTCGTGGTGGTGAAGATAGGTCAACGAATCACTGCTGCTATCCGGGAAGACCTATTTGAGCACGTCACCTCCCTAGCCGTGCGATTTTTTGACCGCACACCAGTGGGGAAATTGATTACCAGGCTCACTAGCGATGTGGAAGCCCTAGGAGATGTCTTTTCCACCGGTGCCATTGGCATCGTGGGTGATTTACTATCCATGATAGTCATTGCTGCTACCATGTTTTTGGTGCAATGGCAACTGGCATCGATCTTAGTGGTAATGCTCTTGCCAGTGACTGCTATTATTATTTACTTTCAGAAACAATATCGCAAAGCTAACTACAAATCTAGGGAAGAACTTTCCTCCCTAAACGCGATGCTGCAAGAAAACATCTCTGGCATTAATATTGTGCAATTGTTTCGCCGTGAACAATACAATGCCGAGATGTTTCGCACGGTTAACCAAAAATACGTCACTGAAGTAGACAAAACCATCTTTAACGATTCAGCGATTTCAGCAACCCTAGAGTGGATTTCCCTGGTAGCGATCGCAGCAGTGTTGTGGAGCGGTGGTCATTTTATCCTCCAAGATCACCTGAGTTTTGGTGATTTGTCGGCCTTTATCCTCTATGCTCAGCGGCTATTTGACCCCTTGCGTCGGTTTTCAGAAAAATTCACTATGCTTCAAGCTGGTTTCACTGCCATTGAGCGCATCAGTGACATTATGAATGAAACCATTGAAATTCGTGACCCCGAAGGGTTGCAGGTCAGACGGTTGCAGGTGGTAGGTTCTCCAGAGCTTGAGGAAGGCAAACAAGACCGGAAACAATCTGGAGATTTACCGATAAAGCCTCCAAGCAGCTTGAATGGTGATCTAGCCCATCACTCTTCTAACTTATCCTTCAGCAATGGTTATACTGAACAACCCTCTAACCTTAAAGCTTTGACCAAAGGTCACGCTACGCGAACAACCCTAAACGGAGAGATTTGCTTTGAACACGTTTGGTTTGCTTACAAGGAAGATGAATATGTTCTCAAAGACTTGCACTTTACCATTCATCCAGGGGAAAAAGTTGCTTTAGTTGGTCCGACCGGTGCAGGGAAAAGTTCCATTATTCGGTTGCTGTGCCGCCTCTATGAACCAAGCCAAGGGCGAATTCTCGTAGATGGGATTGATATTCGGGATTTACCCCAAGCAGAACTACGACGCCACATCGGGGTCATCCTTCAGGAGGGATTTCTTTTTGCTGGTGATGTTAAGAGTAATATTTCTTTAGGAGAAACCTACTCCATTGAGGCAATTAAAACCTCAGCAGAGGTGACTAACGTGGCTAGTTTTATCGAAAAACTGCCCCAAAGCTACGATACCCAGCTCAGAGAGCGAGGCACTAATCTGTCTGCTGGCCAAAAACAATTGTTAGCCTTTGCTCGTGCTGCAATTCGTAACCCCCAAATCTTGGTGCTCGATGAGGCAACAGCTAGTTTAGATGTGGCTACCGAGGCTCTGATTCAAGAAGCTTTGGAACGGCTGTTAGAACAGCGGACTGCAATTATTATTGCCCACCGACTGTCCACTATCCGTAATGTAGACCGGATTCTGGTACTAAAGCGAGGAGAGTTAGTAGAGTCGGGAAGCCATGAGGAATTGTTAGAGCAAAACGGATTGTACGCTAGTCTATACAAGTTGCAGATGCTAGGAGATTGA